In a single window of the Rhineura floridana isolate rRhiFlo1 chromosome 3, rRhiFlo1.hap2, whole genome shotgun sequence genome:
- the LOC133381161 gene encoding zinc finger protein 239-like isoform X1 produces the protein MMVLSVDSSEESEGRKLARGDVCRIMAEGEPSEASLERAEEQKEEWKVWSKDGAKRQQGRHTEKLGDEASTSQGGVNKIQGGADHLKEMRTSPKCSKILTCPKALNIHPRRHMREKAYKCLERGKSFSYSSSLTKHQRSHSRDKPYECLECGKSFSQSGTLTTHQRTHTGDRPYECLDCGKNFSDSGHLTRHKRTHTGDKPYECLECGKSFSQSGSLRGHQRTHTAKKPYQCFECGKSFGDSSSLTSHKQTHTGDKPYECFECGMSFSQSGTLTSHKRTHTGEKPYKCLECGNSFSQRSSFTLHQRTHTGGKPYECLECGKSFSQSGSLRGHERTHTGEKPYQCFECGKSFGDSSSLSGHQRIHTGDKPYKCFEC, from the coding sequence GAGATGTCTGCAGGATTATGGCTGAAGGGGAACCATCAGAAGCGTCATTGGAAAGAGCTGAAGAGCAGAAGGAGGAATGGAAAGTGTGGAGtaaagatggagcaaagagacaacaGGGGAGACACACAGAGAAGCTGGGGGATGAAGCCAGTACTTCTCAGGGAGGTGTAAATAAAATTCAGGGGGGTGCTGATCACCTGAAGGAAATGAGAACATCTCCTAAGTGCAGTAAAATCTTAACTTGCCCAAAAGCCCTGAATATACATCCAAGACGGCATATGAGAGAAAAAGCATATAAATGTTTAGAacgtggaaagagtttcagttacAGTAGCTCCCTTACAAAACATCAAAGATCTCATTCaagggacaaaccttatgaatgcttggagtgtggaaagagcttcagtcaaagtgGCACCCTTactacacatcaaagaactcatacaggggacagacCTTACGAATGCTTAGATTGTGGAAAGAATTTCAGTGACAGTGGCCACCTTACTAGACATAaacgaactcatacaggggacaaaccttatgaatgcttggagtgtggaaagagcttcagtcagagtggcagcCTTAGaggacatcaaagaactcatacagccaagaaaccttatcaatgctttgagtgtggaaagagctttggtGACAGTAGCTCCCTTACTAGCCATAAacaaactcatacaggggacaagccttatgaatgctttgagtgtggaatgagtttcagtcagagtggcacccttactaGCCATAaacgaactcatacaggggagaaaccttataaatgcttggagtgtggaaatagCTTCAGTCAGAGATCCTCCTTTACTTTGCATCAAAGGACTCATACAGGGggcaaaccttatgaatgcttggagtgtggaaagagcttcagtcagagtggcagcCTTAGAGGacatgaaagaactcatacaggagagaaaccttatcaatgctttgagtgtggaaagagctttggtGACAGTAGCTCCCTTAGtggacatcaaagaattcatacaggagaCAAGCCTTACAAATGCTTTGAGTGttga
- the LOC133381161 gene encoding zinc finger protein 239-like isoform X2, whose translation MAEGEPSEASLERAEEQKEEWKVWSKDGAKRQQGRHTEKLGDEASTSQGGVNKIQGGADHLKEMRTSPKCSKILTCPKALNIHPRRHMREKAYKCLERGKSFSYSSSLTKHQRSHSRDKPYECLECGKSFSQSGTLTTHQRTHTGDRPYECLDCGKNFSDSGHLTRHKRTHTGDKPYECLECGKSFSQSGSLRGHQRTHTAKKPYQCFECGKSFGDSSSLTSHKQTHTGDKPYECFECGMSFSQSGTLTSHKRTHTGEKPYKCLECGNSFSQRSSFTLHQRTHTGGKPYECLECGKSFSQSGSLRGHERTHTGEKPYQCFECGKSFGDSSSLSGHQRIHTGDKPYKCFEC comes from the coding sequence ATGGCTGAAGGGGAACCATCAGAAGCGTCATTGGAAAGAGCTGAAGAGCAGAAGGAGGAATGGAAAGTGTGGAGtaaagatggagcaaagagacaacaGGGGAGACACACAGAGAAGCTGGGGGATGAAGCCAGTACTTCTCAGGGAGGTGTAAATAAAATTCAGGGGGGTGCTGATCACCTGAAGGAAATGAGAACATCTCCTAAGTGCAGTAAAATCTTAACTTGCCCAAAAGCCCTGAATATACATCCAAGACGGCATATGAGAGAAAAAGCATATAAATGTTTAGAacgtggaaagagtttcagttacAGTAGCTCCCTTACAAAACATCAAAGATCTCATTCaagggacaaaccttatgaatgcttggagtgtggaaagagcttcagtcaaagtgGCACCCTTactacacatcaaagaactcatacaggggacagacCTTACGAATGCTTAGATTGTGGAAAGAATTTCAGTGACAGTGGCCACCTTACTAGACATAaacgaactcatacaggggacaaaccttatgaatgcttggagtgtggaaagagcttcagtcagagtggcagcCTTAGaggacatcaaagaactcatacagccaagaaaccttatcaatgctttgagtgtggaaagagctttggtGACAGTAGCTCCCTTACTAGCCATAAacaaactcatacaggggacaagccttatgaatgctttgagtgtggaatgagtttcagtcagagtggcacccttactaGCCATAaacgaactcatacaggggagaaaccttataaatgcttggagtgtggaaatagCTTCAGTCAGAGATCCTCCTTTACTTTGCATCAAAGGACTCATACAGGGggcaaaccttatgaatgcttggagtgtggaaagagcttcagtcagagtggcagcCTTAGAGGacatgaaagaactcatacaggagagaaaccttatcaatgctttgagtgtggaaagagctttggtGACAGTAGCTCCCTTAGtggacatcaaagaattcatacaggagaCAAGCCTTACAAATGCTTTGAGTGttga
- the LOC133381160 gene encoding zinc finger protein 501-like isoform X1, translating to MWENYENVASLADDAKDNECYNEPSEESSETVKHEVGKETFENLRGPETQDRNQSEIWRTKYSASLCSDLHELPQGPKRKKMKQCPLCGKFFADKSTLDNHWRTHTGEKPYTCMECGKCFSQSANLHGHQRTHTGEKPYKCVVCGKCFTSSGSLFLHERTHTGEKPYKCMECGKCFSQNANLTKHQRTHTGEKPFKCMECGKCFGQSASLIVHQITHTGEKPYKCMVCGKCFSGSGSLSLHERTHTGEKPFKCMECGKCFSQSANLHAHQRTHTGEKPFKCMECGKCFGQSASLIAHQITHTGDKPYQCMECGKCFSGSGGLSLHQRTHTGEKPYKCMECGKSFCVSNNLIAHQRTHSGEKPYECMECGKCFSGSGSLSLHERTHTGEKPYKCMECGKCFSQSANLKTHQITHREEKPYKCMECGKCFCQSANLTKHQRTHTGEKH from the coding sequence CAGATGATGCGAAGGATAATGAGTGTTATAATGAGCCATCTGAGGAGTCATCTGAAACAGTCAAGCATGAAGTGGGAAAAGAGACATTTGAAAATCTTAGGGGACCAGAAACACAGGACAGAAACCAGTCAGAGATTTGGAGGACGAAATACTCTGCATCTCTGTGTTCAGACCTCCATGAACTTCCACAAGGtcccaaaagaaagaaaatgaaacagTGTCCACTGTGTGGGAAATTCTTTGCAGACAAATCAACACTAGATAATCATtggagaacccacacaggggagaaaccatatacatgcatggaatgtggaaagtgcttcagccaGAGCGCAAACCTTCATggacatcaaagaacccacaccggggagaaaccatataaatgtgtggtgtgtggaAAGTGCTTTACTAGTAGTGGAAGTTTGtttttacatgaaagaacccacacaggggagaaaccatataaatgcatggaatgtggaaagtgcttcagccaGAATGCaaaccttactaaacatcaaagaacccacacaggggagaaaccatttaaatgtatggaatgtggaaagtgctttgGCCAGAGTGCAAGCCTTATTGTACATCAAataacccacacaggagagaaaccatataaatgtatggtgtgtggaaagtgctttagTGGTAGTGGAAGTCTgtctttacatgaaagaacccacacaggggagaaaccatttaaatgtatggaatgtggaaagtgctttagCCAAAGTGCAAACCTTCatgcacatcaaagaacccacacaggggagaaaccatttaaatgtatggaatgtggaaagtgctttgGCCAGAGTGCAAGCCTTATTGCACATCAAataactcacacaggggacaaaccatatcaatgtatggagtgtggaaagtgctttagTGGTAGTGGAGGTCtgtctttacatcaaagaacccacactggggaaaaaccatataaatgcatggagtgtggaaagagcttctgtgtgAGCAATAACCTTAttgcacatcaaagaacccacagtggggagaaaccatatgaatgtatggagtgtggaaagtgctttagTGGTAGTGGAAGTCTgtctttacatgaaagaacccacacaggagagaaaccatataaatgcatggagtgtggaaagtgcttcagccaGAGTGCAAATCTTAAAACACATCAAATAACTCACAGagaggagaaaccatataaatgtatggagtgtggaaagtgcttctgcCAGAGTGCaaaccttactaaacatcaaagaacccacacaggggagaaacattaa
- the LOC133381160 gene encoding zinc finger protein OZF-like isoform X2: MWENYENVASLDDAKDNECYNEPSEESSETVKHEVGKETFENLRGPETQDRNQSEIWRTKYSASLCSDLHELPQGPKRKKMKQCPLCGKFFADKSTLDNHWRTHTGEKPYTCMECGKCFSQSANLHGHQRTHTGEKPYKCVVCGKCFTSSGSLFLHERTHTGEKPYKCMECGKCFSQNANLTKHQRTHTGEKPFKCMECGKCFGQSASLIVHQITHTGEKPYKCMVCGKCFSGSGSLSLHERTHTGEKPFKCMECGKCFSQSANLHAHQRTHTGEKPFKCMECGKCFGQSASLIAHQITHTGDKPYQCMECGKCFSGSGGLSLHQRTHTGEKPYKCMECGKSFCVSNNLIAHQRTHSGEKPYECMECGKCFSGSGSLSLHERTHTGEKPYKCMECGKCFSQSANLKTHQITHREEKPYKCMECGKCFCQSANLTKHQRTHTGEKH, from the coding sequence ATGATGCGAAGGATAATGAGTGTTATAATGAGCCATCTGAGGAGTCATCTGAAACAGTCAAGCATGAAGTGGGAAAAGAGACATTTGAAAATCTTAGGGGACCAGAAACACAGGACAGAAACCAGTCAGAGATTTGGAGGACGAAATACTCTGCATCTCTGTGTTCAGACCTCCATGAACTTCCACAAGGtcccaaaagaaagaaaatgaaacagTGTCCACTGTGTGGGAAATTCTTTGCAGACAAATCAACACTAGATAATCATtggagaacccacacaggggagaaaccatatacatgcatggaatgtggaaagtgcttcagccaGAGCGCAAACCTTCATggacatcaaagaacccacaccggggagaaaccatataaatgtgtggtgtgtggaAAGTGCTTTACTAGTAGTGGAAGTTTGtttttacatgaaagaacccacacaggggagaaaccatataaatgcatggaatgtggaaagtgcttcagccaGAATGCaaaccttactaaacatcaaagaacccacacaggggagaaaccatttaaatgtatggaatgtggaaagtgctttgGCCAGAGTGCAAGCCTTATTGTACATCAAataacccacacaggagagaaaccatataaatgtatggtgtgtggaaagtgctttagTGGTAGTGGAAGTCTgtctttacatgaaagaacccacacaggggagaaaccatttaaatgtatggaatgtggaaagtgctttagCCAAAGTGCAAACCTTCatgcacatcaaagaacccacacaggggagaaaccatttaaatgtatggaatgtggaaagtgctttgGCCAGAGTGCAAGCCTTATTGCACATCAAataactcacacaggggacaaaccatatcaatgtatggagtgtggaaagtgctttagTGGTAGTGGAGGTCtgtctttacatcaaagaacccacactggggaaaaaccatataaatgcatggagtgtggaaagagcttctgtgtgAGCAATAACCTTAttgcacatcaaagaacccacagtggggagaaaccatatgaatgtatggagtgtggaaagtgctttagTGGTAGTGGAAGTCTgtctttacatgaaagaacccacacaggagagaaaccatataaatgcatggagtgtggaaagtgcttcagccaGAGTGCAAATCTTAAAACACATCAAATAACTCACAGagaggagaaaccatataaatgtatggagtgtggaaagtgcttctgcCAGAGTGCaaaccttactaaacatcaaagaacccacacaggggagaaacattaa